ATGACAGTACGATGGTCAGAGAACCGGCAATCGCCATGGCAATTAGCAAAGATTCACTTCCATAGCTTATAGCTAACTCATAATCTTCTTCTAAAATAGAAAGCATTGTGTAATATAGGCCAAATCCTGGAACGAGAGGAACAATGCCTGGTATAATATATACAGTGATAGGTTGCTTTCCTATGATAGCAAAGAATTCACCAATCAAAGCAATGATAAAAGAAGCAATAAAGGTAGATACTACTACAGAGTTAAAAGTATTATTAATAAGGATAAAAATAATCCAACCAAAAGCACCAGCAAATCCAGATTTAGTCAAAGAAGATTTTGGTACATTAAAAAGAATAGCAAAACCTATTGTACAAATATAAGCAAATACAAAATTCTTGAGATACATCATAGTAAAGTACCTCCTGTGATAAAAGTCCAGAGTTTTAAAATAAATCCTATACCGAAAGCGATAGAAGTGGCAATAATTAGGGCTTCGGTAGCTCTTGCCAATCCAGATACTAAATCTCCCGCAATAGAATCCCTAACAGCATTTGTGATAGCGACTCCAGGTACCATTACCATAATAGCTCCAATGATTACCTTATCAGTAGCGATCAAAGGATGCAGTGATGAAAGTAGAATAGCCATAGTAGCTGCTACCACTCCTCCAGAAATATGGGTAAGAAAAGGAGAAAATTCAATACTAGTCAATACCTTTAATGTATAAGTGACTAAAATACTTGTAAAAAAAGCACTAAAAAACTCTAGCAGGTTTGCTCCAAACAAAAGACCAAAGAAGGCACTGGCCAGTCCTCCAAATAGAGCATGAACATAATGAGGATACGGCAGTAAATCATGGATTTCTTTTAAAATCTTCATTCCTTCCTCTACAGACATATTGCTTTCAACAAATTTTCTTGAGAAATCATTTACCTGAGCTACTTTATTTAAATTAATGCCCCTTGATTTAATTCTTTTTGTATAGGACAAAATTCCATTTTGTTCTTCTCCCTTAGTGTCTACGGAAACAAAAAATCCTGTAGGCGTAACATAGACTTCTACATAAGAGAAACCTCTAGATTTACATAATCTTATTATAGTATCCTCTACCCGATAAGTTTCTGCTCCATTCATCAACATAATTTCTCCTGCATAGAGGGCCAATACTAAAACTTTTTTCCTGTTAATTTGCAACAGCACATCACCTCCAAAATACTATTATTATATCAAATATATACCAGTAAGTAACGAAGTTTTTCTTAAAAATATGTTAAAAATCTCTTTATTAGGATATGATAATCTTAATCGTCTTATTTTATAAAATGGTTTTTGGAAAATATATATTGAAGGGAGAATACTTGATGGATTTTCAGCATCTTAAAGCACAAGATACGGATATTTATGAAATCATACAAAAAGAAAAAGACAGACAAAGCAAAAACATTGAATTAATAGCTTCTGAAAATTTTACTTCTATGGCTGTTATGGAGACCATGGGAAGTTACCTAACAAATAAGTATGCAGAGGGCTACCCAGGTAAAAGGTATTACGGAGGCTGTGAAGTGGTAGATATAGCTGAGGATTTGGCTAGGGAGCGTCTAAAGGAACTATTTCAAGCAGAACACGCTAATGTACAACCCCACTCTGGTTCAAATGCTAACCTAGGGGTTTATTTTGCTATCCTGCAACCAGGGGATAAAGTTTTAGGCATGAACTTGTCTCATGGAGGACATCTAACCCACGGAAGTCCCGTGAATATTTCAGGCGTATATTATAACTTTATCGACTACGGTGTGGATCGGCAGACACAAATGATTGATTATGAAGAGGTTAGAAGAATTGCCCATGAGGAAAAACCAAAGTTAATTGTTGCAGGAGCCAGTGCTTATCCAAGAAAAATTGATTTTAAAAGGTTTAAAGAAATTGCTGATGAAGTAGGAGCCTACTTCATGGTAGATATGGCCCATATTGCTGGCTTAATTGCCACTGGGTTTCATGAAAATCCTTGCCAATATGCGGACTTTGTGACTACCACCACCCACAAGACCCTTAGAGGACCTAGAGGAGGCGCTATCCTTTGCAAAGAAAAATATGCGAAGATGGTAGATAAAGCTATCTTTCCTGGAATACAGGGAGGCCCTTTAATGCATGTTATCGCAGCTAAAGCGGTTGCCTTTAAGGAAGCTTTGAGCCCCGAATTCAAAGTGTATCAAGAACAAGTTCTTAAAAATGCAAAAAAACTAGGTGAAGCGTTGAAACAGGGGGGATTTGATTTAGTTTCTGGAGGTACGGACAACCATTTGCTGCTTATTGACCTTAGAAATAAAAAGATCTCTGGGAAGGATGCGGAGAAGCTATTAGGAAAAGTGGGAATAACAGTGAACAAAAACACAATTCCCTTTGACCCAGAAAGTCCTTTTATAACCAGTGGAATAAGAATAGGTACGCCAGCTGTAACCACAAGGGGCATGAAGGAAAAAGACATGGAAAAAATTGCTGAAATTATGTATACAATCATAAGCAGTCTTGAGAAGGAGAAGGAAGCCTCCCAAATGGTTCATGAGCTTTGCAGCCAGTTTGCATTATATAAATAATACAAAAATACAAAAAACCTATAAAGATGCCTTGTGTTTTTATAGGTTTTTGTTATGCTATAGATATACTTGAATTAAATATCTGCAACATAGGGGAGAAGAGAAAATGATAACAAAGCGAACGTTAATGGTTATACTGCAAAAAATTTTGCACTCCATTGATGAAGGTATACATGTCATTAATAATGAAGGTATCACCATTTTGTACAATGAGGCTATGGCAGAACTAGAGGGGATGAAGACAGAGGAGGTTATGGGAAAAAGTTTGTTGGATGTATTTCCAAGCCTAAATCATGAAACTAGCACCCTATTGCAGGTGTTAAAAACAGAAGAACCTATTTATAACCAAGGGCAGATCTATTTAAATAATCAAAAAAAGCAAATTAGTACCATTAACACCACCATACCTTTATATTATGAAAATCAGAAGATCGGTACATTAGAGATTGCTAAAAACATTACAAAGATTAAAGGGCTATCTGATGAAATCATGAGGTTACAAGCAAAACTAATAAAACCTTCTGAGAATAGGGGCAAGATAAAAAAATATACCTTTGATGATTTAATCGGTCAAAATATAAATTTTAAAAGGGCAATACAGCTGGCAAGACGGGCAGCTTTTTCTGCCTCTAGTGTTTTGATCTATGGGGAAACCGGCACAGGTAAAGAGCTATTTGCTCAAAGTATCCATTACCATAGCAACAGATGTGAAAAACCCTTTATTGCTCAAAATTGTGCTGCCTTACCAGAGAGCTTATTAGAAGGCATCCTATTTGGAACAATGAAGGGTGCCTTCACCGGTGCCATTGATCGGCCGGGAATTTTTGAACAAGCCTCAGGAGGAACAATTTTATTGGATGAAATCAATGCAATGGGTTTGCAATTGCAAGCGAAGCTATTAAGGGTTTTGCAGGAGGGATATATAAGAAGAATAGGAGGCTTAAAAGATATCCCTATAGATGTTAGGATTATTGCCACTACAAATGAAAACCCCTCTGCACTAGTTGAGGAGGGGATACTGCGCAAAGATTTATACTATAGACTGAAGGTAATTAGTATCAATATTCCTAGCCTTCGAGAACGAAGAGAAGATATCCTTCTTTTAGCCGACTATTTTATCCATCAGTATAACCATCAACTTCAAAAACAAGTGAGAGAACTTTCTGAGGAAGTAAAAAAGGATTTTTTACACTATACATGGCCGGGCAATATTAGAGAGTTACAAAATCTTATAGAGGGGGCAATGAATCTTATCCAAGATGAGCATATACTTGAAAAAGAATTTTTTTCAGAATATATTGTTTCTGAGAATCTACTTCCTTCACTAGAGGAGGATATGCCTTTGCCACAAAGAATGAATTTTATTGAGGAACAATATATTCGTAAAACAATAGCCAATTGCAACGGAAATATTACAAGAACAGCAGATAAACTAGGAATTAAGAGACAAACTCTACAGCATAAGTTAAAGAAATTGAATATCTCTTATATAGAAAATTAAATTCATAGTGAACTCATTCCAGCAAGCTGAAACATCTCACCTACCCTAACGCTTAGGGGTGGGGTCTTTACTCTAAAAATAAAATCAAGATAAATAGAATAAACCGCAAAAACATTTGCATACAGCTGCAAATGTTTTTGCGGTTTATTCTGCTCATCATTTATATCAAAAACTTTATATGACAAAAATGTATATATATGAAAAGCTAACAAAATTCTCGCTTAAATGAAACCATAAAATCCCTAGTTATAGCAGAGGTATTAAAGGTATAAAAAGTAAGGGTTTGCATGAATATAAAAGTAACAAGCTATGGCTTTAGAAAGAACTTTGGCAAACTATTTGCAATAGTATAAAAAGGTGAAGGAATATTTACTAGACGGAGGGATTCTAATGAAAAATATAAAAGTGATTTTATGGGGATTTGGTGCTATGGGAAGTGGTATGGCACAAATGCTGTTGAAGAAGAAGGGGGTTGAAATCGTAGGCGTATGTGATAGAAATCCTGACAGAAAAGGAAAGGACATTTTTGAACTGCTAAAAATAGATAGGGGAGATCATCCATCTGTGGTGGTTACAGATACAATTGAAGAAATTGCTAAGCAAGGGGCTGCGGATATTGCATTAATAGCAACTGATTCCTTTACAAAAGGAACCTTCGAAAAAATCAAGCTAATGGTAGAAAATAAAATCAATGTTATTTCAACGGCTGAAGAAATGGCTTATCCACAAGCACAAGAACCAGAATTAGCTAAAGAGATGGATCGTCTTGCAAAGGAAAATGGGGTGAGCATTTTAGGCACGGGAATTAATCCTGGTTTTGTCCTTGACTTATTAATCTTAGCCCTTACAGGGACATGTGAAAGTGTGGAACATATTAAAGCAGCAAGAATTAATGATTTATCTCCCTTTGGAAGAGCCGTCATGGAGGAACAAGGGGTTGGTTTAACGGTGGATGCCTTCGAAGAAGGTGTAAAAAATGGTAAGGTTGCTGGTCATGTAGGTTTTCCTGAATCCATTCATATGGTGGCGGACGGAATTGGATGGAAGGTAGGAAAGATAGATCAAACACGAGAGCCAATTGTAACCAATGTGTATAGAGAAACAAAATACACAAAGGTTGAGGCAGGCAATGTTGCTGGTTGCCGGCAATGTGGCTATGGCTATGTAGATGGAGAACTAAAAATTGAAATGGAGCATCCTCAACAGATTCTCCCTGAAAAAGAAGGTATAGACACCGGAGATTATATATGGATTAAAGGAACACCTGATATCAGTCTTCAAATCAAACCAGAAATTCCAGGAGGGATTGGTACGATAGCAATGTGTGTGAATATGATTCCTCATGTAATCAATGCATTACCTGGTTTAAAAACGATGCTGGATTTACCAGTTCCGAGGGCTATTATGGGAGACATGAGGGATTTTATACAAAGGTAGGGGATAACATGAAAATAGAAAAAGGCTCATGGGTCAGGATACATGATATTGTCTTAGAACCCGACGAGAGAACAGGGCAATTACCAGAAGATACAAAGAAAGTACCTTTAGAGATGTGGACCAAGGGTTTCTTGCTACAGGAGGCTATGGTCGGAGATCAAGTGGAAATTCGTACGATAACCGGTAGAAGGGCTGAAGGAACTTTAGTAGAAGCTAATCCTTATTATGAGCACGATTTTGGAAGGTTTGTTCCTGAAATTCTTCAAATAGGAATACAGTTGAAAGAAATGCTGTGGGGAGGTGAAGAGGATGCGTAAAGATTACAGCTATGAAGCCGTTATGGCAAGACGTAGTGAAATCATGAAAAAAGCTGTAGGAATCGATTATTCTGTTTTTGAATCTGGCAGCATTGCCTTTGATTATGAAAGAATGATGCGAGAAACTGGGTATACCCTTCAGGAAATGCAGCAAATACAAGGAGAAACTGGTGTAGGAAATACGCCCCTTTTAGCGCTTAAGAACATCACAGCTTTAGCCAGAAAACTGGCGCCAGAGGGTAAGGGGGCAAGAATTTTTATTAAAGATGAGGCTGCTAACCCTTCTGGAAGCTTTAAAGCTAGAAGAGCTGCTAATGCAGTTTACCATGCAAAAAACTTAGGCTACAAAGGAGTAATTGCTGCCACTAGTGGTAATTATGGGGCAGCAGTAGCTAGCCAGGCGGCTATGCGGGGATTAAAATGTATCATCATTCAAGAATGTTACGATAGTAAAGGAAAAGGACAGCCAGAGATCATTGAAAAGGCTAGAAAGTGTGAAGCCTTTGGAGCGGAGGTAATACAGCTTACAGTAGGGCCTGAGTTGTTTTATACTTTTTTAAAATTATTAGAGGAAACAGGCTATTTTAATGCATCCTTGTATACTCCCTTTGGTATTGCTGGGGTGGAGACTTTAGGCTATGAGCTGTCTATGCAGTTTAGAGAAAAAGAAGGTAAGGACCCAGATATAGTAGTATGTACAAACGCTGGAGGTGGAAATTTAACTGGAACTGCACGGGGATTGAAAAAAGCAGGAGCAAACCATGTGAAAATTGTAGGCGCCAGTGTAAATTTAAAGGGCCTACATATGGCAAGTGATGTACACTTCAATAAAAAATCTTTTACCACAGGACATACAGGTTTTGGCGTTCCTTTTACCACATGGCCAGACCGCTCTGATGTACCAAGATCTGCAGCAAGGCCCCTAAGATACATGGATCGCTATGTTCTTGTAAATCAAGGAGAAGTTTTCTATATGACAGAGGCACTAGCACAGTTAGAAGGACTAGAAAGAGGACCAGCCGGGAATACCTCTTTGGCAGCCGCCTTTGTTTTAGCTCAAGAAATGAAGGAAGATGAAATCATTGTTGTGCAGGAAACAGAATATACAGGTGCTGGAAAGCACATTCAGCCACAACTGACCTTCGCTAGAGAAAACGGCATCAAGATTTTCTTCGGGAACCCTGAAGAAGAAATACAGGGGGAAAATATTGTTTTACCTTCCCACCCATCTCTCATGAAGGTAAGAGATATGAATATGCAGAAACTCAGAGCTTCCTATATTAAAAACGTCATAGAAAATAGCAAAACACCTCAATTAACAGAGGAAGATATAGATTTTTTAGCAGTGGATTGTAAGGCAAGTATAGGCTTTGTTAAAGATATGATTCGTGAAATAGGAGGTGCAGGACAGTGAAAAGGGCAGATGACTTTCAACAAAGAAGGCAGCATTTAAAGGATTTGAGTGATGAGGCACTAGAAAAAAGATTTTGGGAATTAGCAGAGAAAATTGTAGATCCAATGATAGCGTTAGCGAGAAAGCATACTACTCCTTCCATAGAAAGATCTGTTTTGCTACGTATGGGCTTTTCTAGTATAGAAGCAAAAGCTATCGTGGAAGCAGTGATGGATCGAGGGTTGATGGGAAAAGGTGCTGGGCATGTGGTGTATAGATTGGCAAAGGAGAAGGACTTGAGCATAAGAGAAGCCGGCCTTCAGCTCATGGAGAGAAAACTATGGGATGAGGTTGTAGGGATGTTTAAAGGGGGTGCAGAATAATGGATCTAAAGCCAAATGAGAAATTAGATATTAAAACCTTATTAAAGGATCTAGATAAATATACGCCAAAACGCAGAGGCTGGACATGGAGGCAAAAACAAGAGAACCTACAAATGGGACCCTTTGTTTATAAAGATGCCTCTATGCCACTGGAACAAAGCACGCCACTGCCTTCAGCAAAGTATTTTGGTGATATCGACCCCCAGCCAGATTCGGTGATAACAACAGAAATTGCTTCTGGGAGGTTCGAAGATGATATTCGGCGTATGAGGATGGCAGCATGGCACGGAGCAGATCATATCATGGTGATTCGGACAGCCGGTCAAAGCCACTTTGATGGCTTAATCGAAGGAACGCCTCAAGGGATTGGTGGTATTCCCATAACTAGAAAACAAGTAAGAGCACAAAGAAAAGCTTTAGATTTTATTGAAGAAGAAGTAGGCAGACCCATCAACTACCATTCTTACATTAGTGGGGTTGCCGGGCCGGAGATCGCAGTGATGTTTGCGGAAGAAGGGGTAAATGGTGCCCATCAAGATCCCCAGTACAACATTTTATATAGAAATATTAATATGATTCGTTCCTTTGTGGATGCTGCTGAAGCAAAACAATCAATGGTCTGGGCAGATATTGCACAGATTGATGGAGCACACAATGCCAATGCTACTGCTAGAGAAGCCTGGAAGGTAATGCCAGAACTGATGGTGCAACACGCAATAAATTCTATTTATTCGGTAAAAGTAGGAATGAAGAAGGAAAATATATGCTTATCCACTGTGCCTCCTACAGCACCACCAGCACCTTGTATGACTTTAGATTTGCCTTATGCTGTAGCACTAAGGGAATTGTTTAAAGAATATAAAATGAGGGCACAAATGAATACAAAGTATATGGAATCTTCTACCAGGGAGGCCACTGTAACCCATGTACTGAATTTATTAATTTCCAGACTAACAAGGGCAGATATTCAATCTACAATTACACCAGATGAAGGAAGAAATGTGCCGTGGCATATTTATAATATAGAGGCATGTGATACTGCAAAGCAAGCGCTAGTAGGCATGGATGGATTAATGGAGATGATCCAGCTGAAAGATACAGGCATGTTGAGGGATAAAGCTAGAGAACTGAAGGAAAGAGCCGTATTATTCATGGAGGAGGTACTAGAAACAGGAGGATACTTTAATGCCGTTGAAGCAGGTTTTTTTGTAGATTCTGGCTATTACCCTGAGAGAAATGGGGACGGTATTACTAGAAAGATAGATTCAGGTATAGGTGTAGGGACGGTCTATGAAAGAGATGAGGACTATTTAGCTCCAGTAACCGCACATTTCGGCTATAACAATGTAGCACAATATGATCCTTCAGCAGTAGAGGAACCATCAAAGCTTATTGATGGATGCACCTTTGAAAAACCAGAAAAAATTATCTTTATCGATGAGTTGGATGAAACGGATAATGTCAATGTGCGATTAGAAGAAACCAAGGAATTAAGGGAGAGCACAAGCATTAAGCCGGAGGTAGAATGGATGGGAGATGGCTATGTCATGTTAAATCTTTTTCTACCGCTGCCAAAGCGAGCTGCCCAATTTGCAGCGATTGAGATAGGAAAAAAGATGGGCCTAGAAGATGTAGAGGTGATTCATAAGGAAGAGATGCACCCTTCTGAAGGTACAAGAATAGAGCTTAAGGGAAGAGTTGGTTTTACCATTGATGTTAAGGACTTGGTGATTCCACCAGAGCCTACAATCATGTCTGAGGACGAAATAAGAGAGGCAATTGAAAAGCAGCCTATGAAAATTGTCGCAGGCACAGTAGGAGAAGATGAGCACTCTGTAGGGCTCAGGGAAATCATAGATATTAAACATGGGGGCATCGAAAAGTATGGCATTGAATGTCACTATTTAGGTACTTCTGTGGCGATAGAAAAGTTAGTAGACGCCGCCATAGAATTAAATGCTGATGCTATATTAGCCTCTACCATCATTAGTCATGATGATATTCACTATAAAAGCATGAAGAAGATTCACGAACTTTGTATAGAAAAAGGAATTCGCAATGATATTATGATTCTTTGCGGAGGGACTCAGGTGACACCTGAATTAGCTGTAAAACAAGGGGTAGATGCTGGTTTTACCAGGGGAACAAAGGGTGTACATGTGGCTACCTTCCTGGTTGAAAAGAGAAGGGAAATGCAAAATGAGGATTAGTGTTCTTGTAGCTGAAATTGGCAGTACGACCACTGTTGTAAATGCTTTCCAAGACATTCATACTCCCTGTCCAAAATTTATTGGACAGGGGCAATTTCCAACAACTGTCTTAGAAGGGGATGTAAATATAGGCCTACAGGGGGCCATAGAGGATTTGAAAAAAAATCTTAAAATTGATAAAATTGAATACGATGAAATGTTTGCCACCAGCAGTGCAGCTGGGGGGTTAAAGATGACGGTGCATGGTCTGGTGTATGATATGACGGTTCGAGCAGCTAAAGAAGCGGCTCTAGGAGCAGGCGCTATTATTCACAAAGTAACAGCTGGCAAACTTAAAAGAACAGATATTAAAAAAATAATAGATCTTTGCCCCAATATTATTTTGCTGGCCGGCGGTGTAGACTATGGAGAAAGGGACACTGTCCTCTATAACGCTGAAAAAATAGCAGAACTAGGTTTAAAGACCCCTATTATCTATGCTGGTAATATAGAAAATCAAGAAGAAATGAAAGAAATATTTAGAGAAGCAGGAAACAAACTATATCCCGTTGAAAACGTCTATCCTAAAATAGATCAACTCAATATAGAACCTACAAGAAAAGTAATCCAAGATGCCTTTGAAGAGCACATTACACATGCACCAGGTATGAAGAGGATAAAAGAAATGGTAAAGGGATCTATTATCCCCACTCCAGGAGCCGTGATGGAAGCATCCAAGCTATTGAAGGCAGCATTAGGTGATTTAATTACCTTTGATGTAGGGGGAGCTACAACAGACCTGCATTCTGTTACAGAAGGCAGTGAAGAGATCAACCGTATTTTAATGAGTCCGGAGCCCTTGGCAAAAAGAACTGTTGAAGGAGATTTAGGGGTATATGTAAACATGCTGAATTTAGTAGAGCGTATTGGCAAAGAAAAACTTCAACAAGAATTTAATTTTGATATACAGAAAATAATCACAGCATATCAGCCTATTCCTAAGACATCAGAAGAAATAAAATTTGTTGAAAGGTTAACCTTAGAGGCGGTAGTGACAGCTTTGGAACGACATGTAGGTAAGCTAAGGTATTTATATGGTGCTGCAGGAAAAACAACAGTTGCAGAAGGAAAAGACCTTTCCAATGTAAAATATATAATAGGTACTGGAGGCGCTTTAACAAGACTTCCCAATAAGATAAATATTTTGAAAGCCGCGCTGAAGAAAAGGAATCAAAATATGCTATTGCCAACAGAAGAAGCGAAGATACTCATTGATCATCATTACATTATGGCGTCTGCAGGGGTGTTGGCAAAGCGGTACCCGGAAGTAGCTCTTAATTTGATGAAGCAAAGTTTGCGTTGTGCAGTTATTTAATGTAGCAGTGAAAATGAACCGAGTAAAATATCAGATAAACTAAAGAGGGTAATAAAATGAATCCAAGGATAGATATTGATTACAATAAACTAAAGCACAATGCTGCTACAATCGTGGGCCAATGTAGGAAACAGGGTATCCATATTGTAGCAGTTACTAAAGGATTTTGTGCTATCCCCCAAATAGCCCAGGCAATTTTCGAAGGCGGTGTAAAGTATTTTGGGGATTCTAGATTAGAAAATCTAATAAAGCTTAAAGACTTTCCCATAGAAAAAATATTGTTAAGGCTTCCCATGATTAGTCAAGCAGAGGCAGTAGTAAAACATGCAGACATTAGTCTAAATTCTGAGATAGAAACAATCAAGGTTCTCAACCAGTACGCCAAAAAATCTAATAAGCTTCATAAAATTGTACTCATGATAGACCTTGGGGATTTGAGAGAGGGAATCTTTGATGAAGAAGAAATTGACGCTGTTTGTGATTTGTTGAAAGAACTGACCAATATCAAAGTAGTAGGAATAGGAACAAATCTAACGTGCTTTGGCGGCGTAATTCCAGAGGAAAAAAATTTAACCCGCTTAGTAGATTTAGGAAGACACATTGAAGAAGCTTTAGATATTCAATTAGAGATGATTAGCGGCGGCAACTCCAGTAGTTTTTATTTGCTGGAGAAGGGAGGGCTGGTGAAGGAAATTAATCAACTGCGTTTGGGAGAGGCAATTCTATTAGGGACAGAAAGTGCCTATGGCGAAAACATTCAAGGGGTACATCAGGATGTATTTACACTAGTAGCTGAGATTATAGAAATAAAAGAAAAACCTTCTATGCCTATTGGTAAAATTGGAAGAGATGCCTTTGGAAATGTGCCTGTTTTTGTAGATCAAGGCATAAGAAAAAGAGCGATACTGGCCATAGGGAAGCAGGATTTAGCAACCCACAAAATATATCCAACAGATTCCTCCATTAAAATTATAGGTAGCAGCAGCGATCATTTGATTGTTGATATTACTGATGTTTCTAAAGCACTAAAAATAGGAGATGAATTAAGATTTCATGTAGGTTATGGAGCAATGTTGGCTTTGATGACCAGCGAATATGTGTATAAAAAGGTTATAAGATAAACAAAAAAGATTGTACCTATTGGTTACAATCTTTTTTCTGTACTAAATAAAACAGAGAGGAAATATGTTAATAATAAAGGAGGGGAGGTAATGGAGAAAAAGGTAGAAATAAAATTACCTCAGGCATTGTATAAAAGGTTAGAGGAGCAGTCTAAAAGTAAGAACTTAGCTTTGGAAAATTACATCGTCTATTTACTTCAGGAAGGGGAATATAGTAAAGATCAAGTTCAACACTTTAAAAAAATAGTAATAAGTGATATGCAAAATATGATTTATAAAGTGCAAAAATTTAATCTAAATCCTTCAAATAAGTTTACAAACAAAGAGATAAGTTGCATTCCTCTAGAAATTTTTAAACATCCGTTATCAGAAGACCTAAGTAAAAAAATAGATTTCCTTAAGAAGCAAAAATTTTTTAAGGAGAACTACTTTTACTTATTAATAAACAATGAGGAAGTTGTAGGTTATACTGGGTTAGATTTTTTTGAGGAACCAATGCCTTATGGACAATACGGATTTATTTACTGTCTTCATGTAGAAAAAAGCTATCAAACCTATAAAAATCTCAAAAATATTTTTAGTTTTTTGCAATCTATTATAAAGGATGAAAAATTTTATAATATGGATCTTTCCACTAGCAACTGTAATATTGCTGGTGAGGCACTTGTAAAGTTAGGATTCAAAGAGTTTTGCCATGTCAAGCAAGTATATGGAAGCGTGAAGACTCAGATGGAATATGATACTATTTTACAGTATAGAGAAACAGAAATTGACCTAAATAAATGGCAAATACAGAATTTGTTGCCCGTAAATAGAATATCGCCTATTGCCTATTTACAAGAGCATTGGAAGGAAAATAGAGAGGCCATTAGAGTGAAAAGTATCCAGTATAATCAAAAAGTGGAGGCTTTTATTCTACAAGAGAGCAAAACAATTCAAGGGAAAAAATATTTATACTATTCAATATTTCTAAATCCTTTGGATGTATATGATAGAGATGTTCTTAAGGAAATATATCATATATTTATTAAGGATATAAGTATAAAAGCTTTATCCGACGCTATTATTATGGATATTCCTATCGAAATAGAGGGTATGATAACACAATATATAGATGCTTATAAAGAAAAATCCATATACTGGTACCGAAAGATGTTGTAAACAAAACCCCTCAAAATTGAGGGGTTATATGCTATAAATTATAACACCGCTAAAACTAAAAGCATAAGGTATAGCATTTGAACATGCTGTTTATAGGATTCTACCTCCTCTTTTAAAGCAGTATTTTCTTGACTAAGTGTATTTACTTTTTCATTTAGTGTACTTGTTTCTGCTTTAAATGCATTCACTTTATCAAGGTCAGTTTTTAAATCTTTAAACTCTTCGATATTGGCTTCTAAAGATGTAAGCTTACCTTCAACCGTTTCTACTTCTTTTTCTTTATTTAACAGCTCGTATTGTAATGCTTCCAATTTTTCCTCATACGTTGCTATTGTGGAACGAAGTTTATTATTTTCTTCCTGCAAAGCTTGATTTTCTTCTAATAATGTTTGTTGTTCCAGTGAAATTGCAGATTCTATTCCTTGTTTTGATTCCTTAGGGATAAAATTATAATT
The sequence above is drawn from the Clostridium formicaceticum genome and encodes:
- a CDS encoding threonine/serine exporter family protein translates to MMYLKNFVFAYICTIGFAILFNVPKSSLTKSGFAGAFGWIIFILINNTFNSVVVSTFIASFIIALIGEFFAIIGKQPITVYIIPGIVPLVPGFGLYYTMLSILEEDYELAISYGSESLLIAMAIAGSLTIVLSLNSFRKRKKI
- the glyA gene encoding serine hydroxymethyltransferase is translated as MDFQHLKAQDTDIYEIIQKEKDRQSKNIELIASENFTSMAVMETMGSYLTNKYAEGYPGKRYYGGCEVVDIAEDLARERLKELFQAEHANVQPHSGSNANLGVYFAILQPGDKVLGMNLSHGGHLTHGSPVNISGVYYNFIDYGVDRQTQMIDYEEVRRIAHEEKPKLIVAGASAYPRKIDFKRFKEIADEVGAYFMVDMAHIAGLIATGFHENPCQYADFVTTTTHKTLRGPRGGAILCKEKYAKMVDKAIFPGIQGGPLMHVIAAKAVAFKEALSPEFKVYQEQVLKNAKKLGEALKQGGFDLVSGGTDNHLLLIDLRNKKISGKDAEKLLGKVGITVNKNTIPFDPESPFITSGIRIGTPAVTTRGMKEKDMEKIAEIMYTIISSLEKEKEASQMVHELCSQFALYK
- a CDS encoding sigma-54 interaction domain-containing protein encodes the protein MITKRTLMVILQKILHSIDEGIHVINNEGITILYNEAMAELEGMKTEEVMGKSLLDVFPSLNHETSTLLQVLKTEEPIYNQGQIYLNNQKKQISTINTTIPLYYENQKIGTLEIAKNITKIKGLSDEIMRLQAKLIKPSENRGKIKKYTFDDLIGQNINFKRAIQLARRAAFSASSVLIYGETGTGKELFAQSIHYHSNRCEKPFIAQNCAALPESLLEGILFGTMKGAFTGAIDRPGIFEQASGGTILLDEINAMGLQLQAKLLRVLQEGYIRRIGGLKDIPIDVRIIATTNENPSALVEEGILRKDLYYRLKVISINIPSLRERREDILLLADYFIHQYNHQLQKQVRELSEEVKKDFLHYTWPGNIRELQNLIEGAMNLIQDEHILEKEFFSEYIVSENLLPSLEEDMPLPQRMNFIEEQYIRKTIANCNGNITRTADKLGIKRQTLQHKLKKLNISYIEN
- the ord gene encoding 2,4-diaminopentanoate dehydrogenase, giving the protein MKNIKVILWGFGAMGSGMAQMLLKKKGVEIVGVCDRNPDRKGKDIFELLKIDRGDHPSVVVTDTIEEIAKQGAADIALIATDSFTKGTFEKIKLMVENKINVISTAEEMAYPQAQEPELAKEMDRLAKENGVSILGTGINPGFVLDLLILALTGTCESVEHIKAARINDLSPFGRAVMEEQGVGLTVDAFEEGVKNGKVAGHVGFPESIHMVADGIGWKVGKIDQTREPIVTNVYRETKYTKVEAGNVAGCRQCGYGYVDGELKIEMEHPQQILPEKEGIDTGDYIWIKGTPDISLQIKPEIPGGIGTIAMCVNMIPHVINALPGLKTMLDLPVPRAIMGDMRDFIQR
- the ortA gene encoding 2-amino-4-oxopentanoate thiolase subunit OrtA, encoding MKIEKGSWVRIHDIVLEPDERTGQLPEDTKKVPLEMWTKGFLLQEAMVGDQVEIRTITGRRAEGTLVEANPYYEHDFGRFVPEILQIGIQLKEMLWGGEEDA